Proteins co-encoded in one Chrysemys picta bellii isolate R12L10 chromosome 13, ASM1138683v2, whole genome shotgun sequence genomic window:
- the LOC135975272 gene encoding uncharacterized protein LOC135975272 has protein sequence MQSSPAVMAVQSGNRKRAPAWTDREVLDLIAVWGDESVLSELRSKRRNAKIYEKISKDMAERGYSRDATQCRVKIKELRQGYQKTKEANGRSGSHPQTSRFYEALHSILGAAATTTPPVTVDSEDGILSTAGSSDMLGDGEDEEGDEEGEAVGSSHNADFPDSQDLFITLTEIPYEASPAITPDTESGEGSATPSATVSQPSLESHSQRLARIRRRKKRTREDMFSELMASSQAQAAQQTQWRENLTRMHQANMDREERWRQEDQQATQTLLGLLREQTDTLRRLVDVLQERRQEDRAPLQSISNRPPPPPSPIPTSPKVQRRRGGRVPANSHSTPAESSSSRRLSFPKI, from the exons atgcagagctctccagcagtgatggccgtgcagtctgggaatagaaagagagccccagcatggactgatcgtgaagtcttggatctcatcgctgtgtggggcgatgagtccgtgctttccgagctgcgatccaaaagaaggaatgcaaagatctacgagaagatctctaaagacatggcagagagaggatacagccgggatgcaacgcagtgccgcgtgaaaatcaaggagctgagacaaggctaccagaagaccaaagaggcaaacggacgctccggatcccatccccagacatcccgtttctacgaggcactgcattccatcctcggtgctgccgccaccactaccccaccagtgaccgtggactctgaggatgggatactgtccacggccggttcctcagacatgttaggggacggggaagatgaggaaggagatgaggagggcgaggcagttggcagctctcacaacgctgatttccccgacagccaggatctcttcatcacccttacagagatcccctacgaagcgtccccagccattaccccggacacagaatctggtgaaggatcagcca ccccgtctgcgactgtctcacaacctagcctggaatcacactcccagaggctagcgcggattaggcgtaggaagaagaggacacgggaggacatgttctctgagcttatggcctcttcccaagcccaggcagcacagcagacccagtggcgggagaacttgacccgaatgcaccaagccaacatggatcgggaggagaggtggcggcaggaagaccagcaggcgactcaaacgctgcttggactactgagggagcaaacggacacgctccggcgccttgtggatgttctgcaggaacggaggcaggaggacagagccccgctgcagtccatctctaaccgccctcccccgccaccaagtcccatacccacctcacccaaagtgcaaagaaggagaggcggcagagtccctgctaactctcactccacccctgcagagagctctagtagcagaaggctctcatttcccaaaatttga